A window of Euwallacea fornicatus isolate EFF26 chromosome 13, ASM4011564v1, whole genome shotgun sequence contains these coding sequences:
- the LOC136342904 gene encoding maspardin-like isoform X1: MSNISEWSQSGEYLSFRSSIPLRKIVVDPDDSKAWQIYDSGPKSIKCPLVCLPPVSGTADIFFRQALALSARGIRVVLAEAPSYWSINEWCEGFRKLLDYLSVTKAHIFGASLGGYLAQKFAEYTISSPRVASLILCNSFSDTSIFKGHETATVYWMLPALVLKKMLLSNFEPEPAKDQDMVRAVDFMVERLDSLSQNELASRLTLNCIRGYVEAHKLINLPVTIIDVFDRAPLSLTVREELYKCYPQAKLGHLKTGGYFPYLSRSAEVNLHLLIHLRQFDNTSMATADRPLVNTAQTDS; encoded by the exons ATGAGCAACATAAGTGAATGGTCTCAGTCGGGCGAATATCTCAGTTTCAGGAGTAGCATTCCTTTGAGAAAGATTGTAGTAGACCCAGATGACTCAAAG gCTTGGCAGATTTACGATTCTGGTCCCAAGAGCATTAAATGCCCCCTGGTATGTCTTCCCCCAGTTTCTGGAACtgcagatatttttttcaggCAAGCCTTGGCACTATCTGCTAGGGGAATAAGAGTTGTGCTAGCCGAAGCTCCCAGTTATTGGTCTATAAATGAATG GTGTGAAGGTTTTCGAAAGCTCTTGGATTACCTATCTGTAACAAAGGCCCACATTTTTGGAGCTTCTCTGGGTGGATATTTAGCACAAAAATTTGCCGAATACACAATTTCCAGCCCAAGGGTAGCATCGTTGATTTTGTGCAACAGTTTCTCAGACACAAGTATTTTTAAAGGGCATGAAACTGCCACAGTATACTGGATGTTACCCGCATtggtattaaagaaaatgctcttgtcaaactttgaacctgaACCTGCTAAAGATCAAGATATGGTCAGAGCAGTAGATTTTATGGTGGAAAGG CTCGATAGTCTCAGTCAAAATGAACTTGCCAGTCGATTAACACTAAACTGTATTCGCGGCTATGTGGAAGCacacaaattaatcaatttgcCTGTTACCATTATAGACGTGTTTGACAGAGCCCCGTTAAGCTTAACGGTAAGAGAGGAACTGTACAAGTGTTACCCTCAAGCAAAGCTgggtcatttaaaaactgGAGGCTACTTCCCCTATTTAAGTAGAAGTGCAGaagtaaatttgcatttgttg ATTCACTTGAGGCAATTTGACAATACGTCCATGGCCACTGCAGACCGCCCTTTAGTCAACACTGCCCAGACTGATTCTTAG
- the LOC136342903 gene encoding coiled-coil domain-containing protein 112-like, translated as MLILTRNCEANKLENIIVTLENNVRNLIQKYDFGPLLADVPGLGESHRSKLRSQIDNSLRLNIQDITKRIKLKLDFLKGKETGEIKDFDAFKREMIGIQEDILNLKITTKDGLQRLENLENDLLDELDLYYNGKVAEWGVNLNMGIFEFIQPKIKRGSSRQCKEAREFFEFVHGNGGHENGWRQEDHLLFLKLRRKYGSQIDDLALHLHETLPDISVEDIKCHERWYQQYSRLYMKKEQAINQWKQEKSVINVDKRLEKSRKESECKSTNDAANALELKHKITKWKMEKEEKFLLDQEQEKQRALEKIEKERAKKQNQNDIRRIVNEWRRSKVILEQNQRHQQHVDEQLKQKRKAAIANRMLKHFRSMDEVHISKMRQIHQKIKAEPTKRAPLGPCATKDPGRLMQPTIQWTHRVNAPHESNNNSVQWSIFVMPKLGIPDWRKRVT; from the exons atgttgattttaacTAGAAATTGTGAggcaaataaattagaaaatattatagtGACCCTAGAGAACAATGTAAGGAACTTAATACAAAAGTACGATTTCGGTCCACTTCTGGCCGACGTCCCGGGCCTTGGAGAATCTCATCGGAGCAAATTGCG GAGTCAGATCGACAATTCGTTACGCCTTAACATTCAGGACATCACTAAGCGAATAAAACTGAAACTCGATTTTCTGAAGGGCAAAGAAACTGGCGAAATCAAAG ATTTTGACGCATTTAAGCGAGAAATGATTGGTATACAAGAAGAtatacttaatttaaaaataacaactaAGGACGGACTACAAAGACTCGAAAACTTGGAAAATGATTTGCTGGACGAACTGGATCTATATTACAATGGAAAGGTTGCAGAGTGGGGAGTGAACCTTAATATGGGTATATTCGAATTTATACagccaaaaataaaaagaggGAGCTCTAGGCAGTGCAAA GAAGCCCGAGAGTTCTTTGAATTTGTCCATGGAAATGGAGGACATGAAAATGGCTGGCGCCAAGAGGACCACCtgttgtttttaaaacttagaAGAAAGTATGGCAGTCAAATTGATGATTTAGCTTTGCATTTACATGAAACGCTACCTG ATATATCCGTGGAGGATATAAAATGTCACGAACGCTGGTACCAACAATACTCCCGTTTATATATGAAAAAGGAACAGGCGATTAATCAGTGGAAGCAGGAAAAAAGCGTAATCAATGTAGACAAAAGGCTGGAAAAGTCTCGCAAAGAGAGTGAATGCAAGTCAACAAACGATGCGGCAAACGCTCTAGAGTTGAAACATAAAATCACTAAATGGAAG atggaaaaagaagaaaaattcttGTTGGATCAAGAGCAAGAAAAACAACGAGCGCTGGAGAAAATCGAGAAGGAACGCGCAAAAAAACAGAACCAAAATGACATTCGCagaattgttaatgaatggAGGCGATCCAAAGTGATACTGGAGCAAAATCAGAGGCACCAGCAGCATGTTGACGAGCAGCTCAAACAGAAGAGAAA GGCAGCAATCGCGAACAGAATGCTAAAACACTTTCGTTCCATGGACGAAGTACACATCTCTAAGATGCGACAAATCCATCAAAAGATAAAGGCGGAGCCAACAAAAAGAGCCCCATTAGGACCTTGTGCCACCAAAGACCCAGGAAGGCTTATGCAACCAACCATTCAATGGACCCACCGGGTGAACGCTCCACACGaatctaataataatagtgTACAGTGGTCCATTTTTGTCATGCCAAAGTT GGGAATTCCGGACTGGAGGAAGAGGGTAACGTAA
- the LOC136342904 gene encoding maspardin-like isoform X3: MYQAWQIYDSGPKSIKCPLVCLPPVSGTADIFFRQALALSARGIRVVLAEAPSYWSINEWCEGFRKLLDYLSVTKAHIFGASLGGYLAQKFAEYTISSPRVASLILCNSFSDTSIFKGHETATVYWMLPALVLKKMLLSNFEPEPAKDQDMVRAVDFMVERLDSLSQNELASRLTLNCIRGYVEAHKLINLPVTIIDVFDRAPLSLTVREELYKCYPQAKLGHLKTGGYFPYLSRSAEVNLHLLIHLRQFDNTSMATADRPLVNTAQTDS, translated from the exons ATGTACCAA gCTTGGCAGATTTACGATTCTGGTCCCAAGAGCATTAAATGCCCCCTGGTATGTCTTCCCCCAGTTTCTGGAACtgcagatatttttttcaggCAAGCCTTGGCACTATCTGCTAGGGGAATAAGAGTTGTGCTAGCCGAAGCTCCCAGTTATTGGTCTATAAATGAATG GTGTGAAGGTTTTCGAAAGCTCTTGGATTACCTATCTGTAACAAAGGCCCACATTTTTGGAGCTTCTCTGGGTGGATATTTAGCACAAAAATTTGCCGAATACACAATTTCCAGCCCAAGGGTAGCATCGTTGATTTTGTGCAACAGTTTCTCAGACACAAGTATTTTTAAAGGGCATGAAACTGCCACAGTATACTGGATGTTACCCGCATtggtattaaagaaaatgctcttgtcaaactttgaacctgaACCTGCTAAAGATCAAGATATGGTCAGAGCAGTAGATTTTATGGTGGAAAGG CTCGATAGTCTCAGTCAAAATGAACTTGCCAGTCGATTAACACTAAACTGTATTCGCGGCTATGTGGAAGCacacaaattaatcaatttgcCTGTTACCATTATAGACGTGTTTGACAGAGCCCCGTTAAGCTTAACGGTAAGAGAGGAACTGTACAAGTGTTACCCTCAAGCAAAGCTgggtcatttaaaaactgGAGGCTACTTCCCCTATTTAAGTAGAAGTGCAGaagtaaatttgcatttgttg ATTCACTTGAGGCAATTTGACAATACGTCCATGGCCACTGCAGACCGCCCTTTAGTCAACACTGCCCAGACTGATTCTTAG
- the LOC136342904 gene encoding maspardin-like isoform X2, with the protein MSNISEWSQSGEYLSFRSSIPLRKIVVDPDDSKAWQIYDSGPKSIKCPLVCLPPVSGTADIFFRQALALSARGIRVVLAEAPSYWSINEWCEGFRKLLDYLSVTKAHIFGASLGGYLAQKFAEYTISSPRVASLILCNSFSDTSIFKGHETATVYWMLPALVLKKMLLSNFEPEPAKDQDMVRAVDFMVERLDSLSQNELASRLTLNCIRGYVEAHKLINLPVTIIDVFDRAPLSLTVREELYKCYPQAKLGHLKTGGYFPYLSRSAEVNLHLLVEFSNRFT; encoded by the exons ATGAGCAACATAAGTGAATGGTCTCAGTCGGGCGAATATCTCAGTTTCAGGAGTAGCATTCCTTTGAGAAAGATTGTAGTAGACCCAGATGACTCAAAG gCTTGGCAGATTTACGATTCTGGTCCCAAGAGCATTAAATGCCCCCTGGTATGTCTTCCCCCAGTTTCTGGAACtgcagatatttttttcaggCAAGCCTTGGCACTATCTGCTAGGGGAATAAGAGTTGTGCTAGCCGAAGCTCCCAGTTATTGGTCTATAAATGAATG GTGTGAAGGTTTTCGAAAGCTCTTGGATTACCTATCTGTAACAAAGGCCCACATTTTTGGAGCTTCTCTGGGTGGATATTTAGCACAAAAATTTGCCGAATACACAATTTCCAGCCCAAGGGTAGCATCGTTGATTTTGTGCAACAGTTTCTCAGACACAAGTATTTTTAAAGGGCATGAAACTGCCACAGTATACTGGATGTTACCCGCATtggtattaaagaaaatgctcttgtcaaactttgaacctgaACCTGCTAAAGATCAAGATATGGTCAGAGCAGTAGATTTTATGGTGGAAAGG CTCGATAGTCTCAGTCAAAATGAACTTGCCAGTCGATTAACACTAAACTGTATTCGCGGCTATGTGGAAGCacacaaattaatcaatttgcCTGTTACCATTATAGACGTGTTTGACAGAGCCCCGTTAAGCTTAACGGTAAGAGAGGAACTGTACAAGTGTTACCCTCAAGCAAAGCTgggtcatttaaaaactgGAGGCTACTTCCCCTATTTAAGTAGAAGTGCAGaagtaaatttgcatttgttg gTAGAATTTTCAAACAGATTCACTTGA